One window of the Streptomyces sp. NBC_00259 genome contains the following:
- a CDS encoding GntR family transcriptional regulator, whose amino-acid sequence MAVGGQQRRPVVVLYERIADAIHDGTYPPGSTLPSEPRLASELGVSRPALREALLLLQEDGLLTVRRGVGRTVNDRPPRRGFEHILPLEEQLSAGAPLRVRALLRAVEEPTDFTTQHLLAPARAELRFWESLLSGEGAAAALSQEWAAPDDVLDRVHPAFAQALRGTVTDDRTSMLAVLAGASRGVPLTAHSGVTATVLGQRRGAQLNRPADTPAVLVTQVVRAEDVPVLAAKHMLPTGAPALPVLQSN is encoded by the coding sequence GTGGCAGTCGGCGGACAGCAGCGCAGGCCGGTCGTCGTCCTGTACGAGCGGATCGCGGACGCCATCCACGACGGCACCTATCCGCCCGGCTCCACCCTGCCGTCCGAGCCGCGCCTCGCCTCCGAGCTGGGCGTCAGCCGGCCGGCCCTGCGGGAGGCCCTGCTGCTGCTCCAGGAGGACGGGCTGCTGACGGTCCGCCGCGGGGTCGGCAGGACCGTCAACGACCGCCCGCCGCGCCGCGGCTTCGAGCACATCCTGCCGCTGGAGGAACAGCTCTCCGCGGGGGCGCCGCTGCGGGTGCGGGCGCTGCTGCGGGCCGTCGAGGAGCCGACCGACTTCACCACCCAGCATCTGCTCGCCCCGGCCCGGGCGGAGCTTCGGTTCTGGGAGTCCCTGCTGTCGGGCGAGGGCGCCGCGGCGGCGCTCAGCCAGGAGTGGGCGGCGCCCGACGACGTGCTGGACCGGGTCCATCCGGCCTTCGCGCAGGCCCTGCGCGGTACGGTCACCGACGACCGGACGTCGATGCTGGCGGTGCTGGCCGGCGCGTCCCGGGGCGTGCCGCTGACCGCCCATTCGGGCGTGACGGCGACCGTGCTCGGCCAGCGGCGCGGGGCCCAGCTGAACCGCCCGGCCGACACCCCCGCCGTGCTGGTCACCCAGGTCGTACGGGCCGAGGACGTTCCCGTCCTGGCCGCCAAGCACATGCTGCCGACGGGCGCTCCCGCCCTGCCGGTGCTCCAGTCGAACTAG
- a CDS encoding GNAT family N-acetyltransferase: MTDRPGPHPRPDGASGGLVAEGPRTVIRPFRLDDAAEFTALARESGRLHRPWLFPPQTAAAYTVYARRLIEDPTKAGFLVCERADGRIAGFININNIVEGAFLSGALGYGAFAHAAGRGLMSEGLGLVVRQAFGPLGLHRLEANIQPRNASSIALVRRLGFRLEGFSPDFLFIDGAWRDHERWAITAEMGIRA; the protein is encoded by the coding sequence ATGACCGACAGACCCGGTCCGCATCCCCGCCCCGACGGCGCCTCCGGCGGACTCGTGGCCGAAGGCCCGCGGACCGTCATACGCCCGTTCCGCCTCGACGACGCGGCCGAGTTCACCGCGCTGGCCCGCGAGAGCGGCCGGCTGCACCGGCCGTGGCTGTTCCCGCCCCAGACGGCTGCCGCGTACACCGTCTACGCCCGCAGGCTCATCGAGGACCCGACGAAGGCCGGCTTCCTGGTGTGCGAGCGTGCGGACGGCCGCATCGCCGGTTTCATCAACATCAACAACATCGTCGAGGGCGCCTTCCTCAGCGGGGCCCTCGGCTACGGCGCCTTCGCGCACGCCGCGGGCCGCGGACTGATGAGCGAGGGCCTCGGCCTCGTCGTCCGCCAGGCCTTCGGCCCGCTCGGGCTGCACCGTCTCGAAGCCAACATCCAGCCCCGCAACGCGTCGTCCATCGCGCTCGTGCGCCGCCTGGGCTTCCGGCTGGAGGGATTCTCGCCCGACTTCCTCTTCATCGACGGCGCCTGGCGCGACCACGAGCGGTGGGCGATCACGGCGGAGATGGGGATCCGCGCTTGA
- a CDS encoding DUF1049 domain-containing protein, translating into MSRKDTSTGARNRTKGAGKRAVRSPEGLRGRLTPARIAGLVIVVLTLVFIFENTRQVRIRLLIPEVTMPLYLALPATWVLGGLCGGYLFRRRTG; encoded by the coding sequence ATGAGCCGCAAGGACACGTCGACCGGTGCGAGGAACAGGACTAAGGGCGCAGGGAAGCGCGCCGTCCGGAGCCCGGAGGGCTTGCGCGGCCGACTCACACCGGCCAGGATCGCCGGCCTGGTGATCGTGGTCCTGACCCTGGTCTTCATCTTCGAGAACACCCGGCAGGTGAGGATCAGGCTGCTGATCCCCGAGGTCACGATGCCGCTGTATCTGGCCCTGCCGGCCACCTGGGTCCTCGGCGGTCTCTGCGGCGGATACCTCTTCCGCCGCCGTACCGGATGA
- a CDS encoding adenosine deaminase, which translates to MHLSDNSAAVADWIRRAPKAVLHDHLDGGLRPATIVELARECGYDALPTEDPAALAAWFRDAADSGSLERYLETFAHTCAVMQTRESLFRIAAECAEDLAADGVVYAEVRYAPEQHQERGLGLDEVVDAVNEGFREGERRAGGRITVRALLTGMRHTRRSLEIAELTVAHRDRGVAGFDIAGGEIGNPPANHLPAFQHLKRHNCHFTIHAGEAVGAESIHEAVQICGAERIGHGVRITDDIRVHDDGTATLGHLAAYVRDNRIALEVCPTSNLQTGAAKDYATHPIDLLHRLGFRVTLNTDNRLVSGTTMSREFQHMADAFGYGPEVFEKFTVAAVESAFLPLPERRRLIDEVIRPGYAAIG; encoded by the coding sequence ATGCACTTGTCTGACAACTCTGCCGCCGTCGCCGACTGGATCCGCCGCGCCCCCAAGGCCGTGCTCCACGACCATCTGGACGGCGGTCTGCGCCCCGCCACGATCGTCGAGCTGGCCCGGGAGTGCGGCTACGACGCCCTGCCCACCGAGGATCCCGCCGCGCTCGCCGCCTGGTTCCGCGACGCCGCGGACTCCGGATCGCTGGAGCGCTATCTGGAGACCTTCGCCCACACCTGCGCGGTGATGCAGACCCGCGAGTCCCTCTTCCGGATCGCCGCGGAGTGCGCCGAGGACCTGGCGGCCGACGGGGTCGTGTACGCCGAGGTGCGCTATGCGCCGGAGCAGCACCAGGAGCGCGGACTCGGCCTCGACGAGGTCGTGGACGCCGTCAACGAGGGCTTCCGCGAGGGCGAGCGCCGGGCGGGTGGCCGTATCACCGTGCGCGCGCTGCTCACGGGCATGCGGCACACACGGCGCTCGCTGGAGATAGCCGAGCTGACCGTGGCCCACCGGGACCGCGGGGTCGCCGGCTTCGACATCGCCGGCGGCGAGATCGGCAATCCGCCGGCCAACCACCTCCCCGCCTTCCAGCACCTCAAGCGGCACAACTGCCACTTCACGATCCACGCGGGCGAGGCCGTCGGCGCCGAGTCCATCCATGAGGCCGTCCAGATCTGCGGGGCCGAGCGGATCGGGCACGGTGTCCGTATCACCGACGACATCCGGGTCCACGACGACGGCACGGCCACGCTGGGCCACCTCGCCGCGTACGTCCGCGACAACCGGATCGCGCTGGAGGTCTGCCCGACCTCCAACCTCCAGACCGGTGCGGCGAAGGACTACGCGACGCACCCGATCGACCTGCTGCACCGCCTCGGCTTCCGGGTCACGCTCAACACCGACAACCGTCTGGTCTCCGGCACGACCATGAGCCGCGAGTTCCAGCACATGGCGGACGCGTTCGGCTACGGGCCCGAGGTCTTCGAGAAGTTCACGGTCGCGGCCGTCGAGTCGGCGTTCCTGCCGCTGCCGGAGCGTCGGCGCCTCATCGACGAGGTGATCCGCCCGGGGTATGCGGCGATCGGCTGA
- a CDS encoding M20/M25/M40 family metallo-hydrolase produces MADVTRPETQTGSPVDDIALDEVVAFTSELIRIDTTNRGGGDCRERPAAEYVAERLAGAGLEPVLLERTPGRTNVVARIEGTDPSADALLVHGHLDVVPAEPADWTVHPFSGEVRDGVVWGRGAVDMKNMDAMVLAVVRAWKRAGIRPRRDIVIAYTADEEASAEDGSGFLADQHPELFEGCTEGISESGAFTFHAGPGMSLYPIAAGERGTAWLKLTAHGRAGHGSKVNRANAVTRLAAAIGRIGAHEWPVRLTRTVRAALSELAALYGIDVDVDAPDFDVDALMAKLGRAAALVEPVVRNSANPTMLDAGYKVNVIPGHATAFVDGRMLPGGEEEFRETLDRLTGPDVDWEFHHREVALEAPVDSPTFAKLRAAIERFDPAGHVVPFCMSGGTDAKQFSRLGITGYGFSPLKLPEEYDYAAMFHGVDERVPVDALHFGVRVLDHYLKSA; encoded by the coding sequence ATGGCTGACGTGACCCGCCCCGAAACGCAGACCGGATCACCGGTCGACGACATCGCCCTCGACGAGGTCGTGGCCTTCACCTCCGAACTCATCCGTATCGACACCACCAACCGCGGCGGCGGCGACTGCCGCGAGAGGCCCGCGGCCGAGTACGTCGCGGAGCGGCTCGCCGGAGCCGGACTGGAGCCCGTGCTGCTGGAGCGCACACCGGGCCGTACGAACGTGGTGGCCAGGATCGAGGGCACCGACCCGTCCGCCGACGCCCTGCTCGTCCACGGTCATCTCGACGTGGTCCCCGCCGAGCCCGCCGACTGGACCGTGCACCCCTTCTCCGGTGAGGTGCGCGACGGCGTCGTCTGGGGCCGCGGCGCGGTCGACATGAAGAACATGGACGCGATGGTCCTCGCGGTCGTCCGGGCGTGGAAGCGCGCCGGCATCCGGCCCCGGCGGGACATCGTCATCGCCTACACGGCGGACGAGGAGGCGAGCGCGGAGGACGGCTCGGGCTTCCTCGCCGATCAGCACCCGGAGCTCTTCGAGGGCTGCACGGAAGGCATCAGCGAATCCGGGGCCTTCACCTTCCACGCCGGACCCGGGATGTCGCTCTACCCGATCGCGGCGGGCGAGCGCGGTACGGCCTGGCTCAAGCTCACCGCCCACGGCCGCGCGGGCCACGGCTCCAAGGTCAACCGGGCCAACGCGGTCACCAGGCTCGCCGCGGCCATCGGCCGGATCGGCGCCCACGAGTGGCCGGTCCGCCTCACCCGGACCGTGCGGGCCGCCCTGTCCGAGCTTGCCGCGCTCTACGGCATCGACGTCGACGTCGACGCACCGGACTTTGACGTGGACGCCCTCATGGCCAAGCTCGGCCGGGCCGCCGCACTCGTCGAACCCGTCGTGCGCAACAGCGCCAACCCGACCATGCTCGACGCCGGATACAAGGTCAACGTGATCCCCGGGCACGCCACCGCCTTCGTCGACGGGCGGATGCTGCCCGGTGGCGAGGAGGAGTTCCGTGAGACCCTCGACCGGCTCACCGGACCCGACGTCGACTGGGAGTTCCACCACCGGGAGGTCGCCCTGGAGGCGCCCGTCGACTCCCCGACGTTCGCCAAACTGCGCGCGGCGATCGAGCGCTTCGACCCGGCCGGGCATGTCGTCCCGTTCTGCATGTCGGGCGGCACCGACGCCAAGCAGTTCTCCCGGCTCGGCATCACCGGGTACGGCTTCTCACCGCTGAAGCTGCCCGAGGAGTACGACTACGCGGCCATGTTCCACGGCGTCGACGAGCGCGTCCCCGTCGACGCACTCCATTTCGGCGTCCGCGTTCTCGACCACTATCTGAAGTCCGCATAG
- a CDS encoding LpqB family beta-propeller domain-containing protein, translated as MVPTGAYGTWPSPIDAALAASHDGRPEFVGTVGDEVWWTAPRPAEGGRRALVRRRAGGAEESVLPAPWNVRSRVIEYGGQPWAGAARSEGGPLIVFVHHPDQRLYAYEPDGGGEPRPLTPVSTVGDGLRWVDPVVHLDRGEVWCVLEEFTGESPTDLRRVIAAVPLDGSAAGDRAAVRELTDDRHRFVTGPRLSPDGRRVAWIAWDHPRMPWDGTEAMIGEVTDGGPFAGARPVAGGPDESVAQVGWARDGSLLFVSDPGNWWELRRIRPDALDGGEPTAVGLCEGRGEEFGGPLWKIGLTWFQPLDSGLIAVIHGKGSTALGILDPETGELVDAAGPWTEWASTLAAHGSRVVGVAASPRSGYEVVELDTRTGRTRVIGSAHADSVDPAYYPEPQIRTFTGPDNREIHAHIYPPHNPDRIAPGDELPPYVVWAHGGPTGHAPLVLDLEIAYFTSRGIGVAEVNYGGSTGYGREYRNRLREQWGVVDVEDCAAVAEALASEGTADPDRLAIRGGSAGGWTTAASLTGTDVYACGTIIYPILDLMGWATDETHDFESRYLESLIGSLAEVPGRYRERSPIEHVDRISAPFLLLQGLDDPICPPVQSERFLAQMAGRGIAHAYIAFEGESHGFRRADTMIRALEAELSLYGQTFGIARTDVPQLELKK; from the coding sequence ATGGTACCCACGGGGGCCTACGGCACATGGCCGTCGCCGATCGACGCCGCGCTCGCAGCGTCGCACGACGGCCGTCCCGAGTTCGTCGGCACCGTCGGCGACGAGGTGTGGTGGACCGCGCCGCGCCCCGCCGAGGGAGGGCGCCGGGCCCTGGTCCGCCGCCGGGCCGGCGGAGCCGAGGAGTCGGTCCTGCCCGCCCCGTGGAACGTGCGCAGCCGGGTCATCGAGTACGGCGGACAGCCGTGGGCCGGAGCCGCCCGCTCCGAGGGCGGCCCGCTCATCGTCTTCGTCCACCACCCCGACCAGCGGCTGTACGCGTACGAACCGGACGGCGGCGGTGAGCCGCGGCCGCTGACCCCGGTGTCGACGGTGGGCGACGGGCTGCGCTGGGTCGACCCGGTCGTCCACCTGGACCGTGGCGAGGTCTGGTGTGTGCTGGAGGAGTTCACCGGCGAGAGTCCCACCGATCTGCGGCGGGTGATCGCGGCCGTGCCGCTGGACGGTTCCGCGGCCGGGGACCGCGCGGCCGTGCGGGAGCTGACCGACGACCGGCACCGGTTCGTCACCGGCCCCCGGCTGTCCCCGGACGGGCGCCGTGTCGCGTGGATCGCCTGGGACCATCCGCGCATGCCCTGGGACGGCACGGAAGCCATGATCGGCGAGGTGACGGACGGCGGGCCGTTCGCGGGCGCGCGCCCCGTCGCGGGCGGCCCCGACGAGTCGGTGGCCCAGGTCGGCTGGGCCCGGGACGGATCCCTGCTCTTCGTCTCGGACCCCGGCAACTGGTGGGAGCTGCGCCGTATCCGGCCGGACGCCCTGGACGGCGGCGAGCCGACGGCCGTCGGTCTCTGCGAGGGCCGCGGCGAGGAGTTCGGCGGCCCGCTGTGGAAGATCGGCCTGACCTGGTTCCAGCCGCTCGACAGCGGACTGATCGCGGTCATTCACGGAAAGGGCTCCACCGCCCTCGGGATACTCGACCCCGAGACCGGTGAGCTCGTCGACGCGGCCGGCCCCTGGACCGAGTGGGCCTCGACGCTCGCCGCGCACGGCAGCCGGGTCGTCGGCGTCGCCGCGAGCCCGCGCAGCGGGTACGAGGTGGTGGAACTCGACACCCGCACCGGCAGGACCCGCGTCATCGGCTCGGCCCACGCCGACTCGGTCGACCCCGCCTACTACCCAGAGCCCCAGATCCGCACCTTCACCGGGCCGGACAACCGGGAGATCCACGCCCACATCTATCCGCCGCACAACCCGGACCGCATCGCCCCCGGCGACGAACTGCCGCCCTATGTGGTGTGGGCGCACGGCGGACCCACCGGACACGCGCCGCTCGTCCTGGACCTGGAGATCGCCTACTTCACCTCGCGCGGCATCGGCGTCGCCGAGGTCAACTACGGCGGTTCGACGGGCTACGGACGGGAGTACCGCAACCGGCTGCGCGAACAGTGGGGCGTCGTCGACGTCGAGGACTGCGCCGCGGTCGCGGAGGCCCTCGCCTCCGAAGGCACCGCCGATCCCGACCGGCTCGCGATCCGCGGCGGCAGCGCCGGAGGCTGGACCACCGCCGCCTCGCTCACCGGCACGGACGTGTACGCGTGCGGCACGATCATCTATCCCATCCTGGATCTGATGGGCTGGGCCACCGACGAGACCCATGACTTCGAGTCCCGGTACCTCGAATCGCTGATCGGGTCGCTCGCCGAGGTCCCCGGCCGCTACCGGGAGCGGTCTCCCATCGAGCACGTCGACCGGATCTCCGCGCCCTTCCTGCTGCTCCAGGGACTGGACGACCCGATCTGTCCACCGGTGCAGAGCGAGCGTTTCCTCGCCCAGATGGCGGGACGCGGCATCGCTCACGCCTACATCGCGTTCGAGGGGGAGAGCCATGGGTTCCGCCGCGCGGACACCATGATCCGCGCCCTGGAGGCCGAACTGTCCCTGTACGGCCAGACGTTCGGCATCGCACGCACCGACGTCCCCCAGCTCGAACTGAAGAAATGA
- a CDS encoding endonuclease/exonuclease/phosphatase family protein, which translates to MVKRRELLGMVGATVGASVLGVGTAEAGPQVAEGRHRPSHRTLKVMQFNIWLGGSQVPGGRAGIADTIAAVQPDVVMLSESTPERVANTLADLAERGLTFYDNANPSDPGVISRYPIIEHKSFPYWSKAVIAVDGTEVAAYSGHLEYRYYANYLPRGYGGGTPAPLETSEYGWDEIPTGPITDVDLIERLNEASGRTAVTKTVLADAAMERRRGRLTVLAGDFNEPSHRDWTRRTRNLFDHNGTVVEWSTTKAIEDAGFRDSYREVYPDPVRSPGFTWPSDNPGVEPGQLTWAPKADERDRIDFIFYHPDRRIRLLDSVVVGPSTTIVRNERVEETGREKFWEPSWTWPTDHKAVLSTFRVSTHRPH; encoded by the coding sequence ATGGTCAAGCGGCGTGAGCTGCTCGGGATGGTGGGCGCGACGGTCGGAGCCTCAGTGCTGGGGGTGGGCACGGCCGAGGCCGGGCCTCAGGTCGCGGAGGGCAGGCACCGCCCCTCGCACCGGACGCTCAAGGTCATGCAGTTCAACATCTGGCTCGGCGGCAGCCAGGTCCCCGGTGGTCGGGCCGGTATCGCCGACACCATCGCCGCGGTCCAGCCGGACGTGGTCATGCTCAGCGAGTCGACTCCGGAGCGGGTCGCCAACACGCTGGCCGATCTCGCCGAGCGCGGCCTGACCTTCTACGACAACGCGAACCCGAGCGATCCCGGCGTGATATCGCGCTACCCGATCATCGAGCACAAGTCCTTCCCGTACTGGTCGAAGGCGGTCATCGCGGTCGACGGCACCGAGGTCGCGGCCTACTCCGGGCATCTCGAGTACCGCTACTACGCCAACTACCTCCCGCGCGGCTACGGCGGCGGCACGCCGGCACCCCTGGAGACGTCCGAGTACGGCTGGGACGAGATCCCGACCGGCCCGATCACCGACGTCGACCTGATCGAGCGGCTCAACGAGGCGTCCGGGCGTACCGCGGTGACGAAGACGGTGCTGGCGGACGCCGCGATGGAGCGCCGCCGGGGACGGCTCACCGTGCTGGCCGGGGACTTCAACGAGCCGTCGCACCGGGACTGGACGCGCCGGACCCGGAACCTGTTCGACCACAACGGCACGGTTGTCGAGTGGTCGACGACCAAGGCGATCGAGGACGCCGGTTTCCGCGACAGCTACCGCGAGGTGTACCCCGACCCCGTTCGCTCGCCGGGCTTCACCTGGCCGAGCGACAACCCGGGTGTCGAGCCCGGGCAGCTCACCTGGGCTCCGAAGGCGGACGAGCGGGACCGGATCGACTTCATCTTCTACCACCCGGACCGGCGGATCCGTCTTCTCGACAGCGTCGTCGTCGGCCCGTCCACCACGATCGTCCGCAACGAGCGGGTGGAGGAGACCGGCCGGGAGAAGTTCTGGGAGCCGAGCTGGACCTGGCCCACCGATCACAAGGCCGTGCTCAGCACCTTCCGGGTGTCCACCCACCGCCCTCACTGA
- a CDS encoding S66 peptidase family protein produces the protein MTLTPLTRPPRLVPGDRIAVVSPSGPVPAERLEAGLDILRGWDLEPVVMPHVLDEHPRLGYLAGADEARARDLEQAYVDPSVSAVMCARGGYGAQRMVDLVDWAAIRAAGPKAFIGYSDVTALHEAFAVRAGMSTLHGAMTAAMTFLKDAPTQESLRATLFEPESVMTLGLETARGLVPGRARGITLGGCVSLLAAELGTPHARPSARGGLLLIEDVGEEPYRLDRILTQLLRSGWLDGVAGLALGSWADCGPYENVRTLFQDRLAGLGVPVVEEVGFGHGPTTLTMPLGVPAVLDAGTGTLTLDAPALT, from the coding sequence GTGACCCTCACGCCCCTGACCCGGCCCCCGCGTCTCGTCCCGGGCGACAGGATCGCCGTCGTCTCGCCGAGCGGTCCCGTTCCGGCCGAGCGGCTCGAAGCGGGGCTGGACATTCTGCGCGGCTGGGACCTGGAGCCGGTCGTCATGCCCCATGTCCTGGACGAGCATCCCCGGCTCGGCTACCTCGCGGGAGCGGACGAGGCCCGCGCCCGGGACCTGGAGCAGGCGTACGTCGATCCGTCCGTCTCCGCCGTGATGTGCGCCCGCGGCGGCTACGGCGCCCAGCGCATGGTGGACCTCGTCGACTGGGCGGCGATACGGGCGGCGGGCCCGAAGGCGTTCATCGGATACAGCGATGTGACCGCGCTCCATGAGGCGTTCGCGGTCCGCGCCGGGATGTCGACGCTGCACGGCGCCATGACCGCGGCGATGACGTTCCTCAAGGACGCCCCCACGCAGGAGTCGCTGCGCGCCACGCTGTTCGAGCCCGAGTCGGTCATGACCCTCGGCCTGGAGACCGCCCGCGGGCTGGTGCCGGGGCGGGCCAGGGGCATCACGCTGGGCGGCTGTGTCAGCCTGCTCGCCGCCGAGCTCGGCACCCCGCACGCCCGGCCCTCGGCACGCGGCGGGCTGCTGCTGATCGAGGACGTGGGGGAGGAGCCGTACCGACTGGACCGGATCCTCACCCAGCTGCTGCGCTCGGGATGGCTGGACGGGGTGGCCGGCCTGGCCCTCGGCTCCTGGGCGGACTGCGGCCCGTACGAGAACGTCCGGACGCTGTTCCAGGACCGGCTCGCAGGGCTCGGGGTGCCGGTCGTCGAGGAGGTCGGCTTCGGGCACGGCCCCACGACGCTGACCATGCCCCTCGGGGTTCCGGCGGTGCTGGACGCCGGGACGGGAACGCTGACGCTGGACGCTCCGGCGCTGACCTGA
- a CDS encoding M55 family metallopeptidase — MKILISADMEGATGVTWPADVLPGTPQWERCRSLFTSDVNAAVLGFFDGGADEVLINEAHWTMRNLLLERLDERAEMLTGRHKTLSMVEGVQHGDVDGIAFIGYHTGAGAEGVLAHTYLANSITGVWLNGTRASEGLLNAQVVAECGVPVILVTGDDLTCDDALGYAPEARKVAVKDHVSRYAAVCRTPARTAADIRSAAKEATALAVRHEPVQGGPFTVELEFDAEHLAAAATVVPGTARSGERRTVYTSETMYEAIRTFKAVTTIVSAAVEEQYG; from the coding sequence ATGAAGATCCTGATCAGCGCCGACATGGAAGGCGCCACCGGCGTCACCTGGCCGGCTGATGTGCTGCCCGGCACCCCCCAATGGGAGCGGTGCCGGTCCCTGTTCACCTCGGACGTGAACGCGGCGGTGCTCGGCTTCTTCGACGGCGGTGCCGACGAAGTGCTCATCAACGAGGCGCACTGGACCATGCGCAATCTGCTGCTGGAGCGCCTGGACGAGCGTGCGGAAATGCTGACAGGACGCCACAAGACGCTCTCCATGGTGGAAGGCGTGCAGCACGGCGATGTGGACGGCATCGCCTTTATCGGCTATCACACGGGCGCGGGCGCCGAGGGCGTCCTGGCCCACACCTACCTCGCGAACTCGATCACGGGCGTCTGGCTGAACGGCACCCGGGCGAGCGAGGGCCTGCTCAACGCCCAGGTGGTCGCGGAGTGCGGCGTTCCGGTGATCCTGGTGACCGGCGACGACCTCACCTGCGACGACGCCCTGGGGTATGCGCCCGAGGCCCGCAAGGTCGCGGTCAAGGACCATGTCTCGCGGTACGCGGCGGTGTGCCGTACCCCCGCCCGTACCGCTGCCGACATCCGCTCGGCAGCCAAGGAGGCCACCGCGCTCGCCGTCCGCCACGAGCCGGTGCAGGGCGGCCCGTTCACGGTGGAGCTGGAGTTCGACGCCGAGCATCTCGCCGCGGCCGCGACGGTGGTGCCCGGCACGGCCCGCAGCGGCGAGCGCCGCACCGTCTACACCAGCGAGACGATGTATGAGGCCATTCGTACGTTCAAGGCGGTCACGACGATCGTCTCTGCCGCCGTGGAGGAGCAGTATGGCTGA
- a CDS encoding MFS transporter, with product MSSTPGRTRSGADSDLAGRGGMLTAMVLAVLGYQINATMLSPALPDVIERLGTTTAAAGLSQTLFFLMAAIGQVTLARLSDRRGRKPMMILCAIVLIVGDLLCVLAPNIEVFIAGRILQGVSAAMFTLAFLSLNQLLSPAGFGKAAGIITAVNGGLAGVDAIAGGQIADTIGFRGIFVCSALIAVAGLIGVRRYVPDVPPTTTEGRFDSRGIAALSLGLTGVLVGLAQGAAWGWASPLTLGFLLGGVAALAFFVVSQKSATDPVIDIEVLASRRAWPLLITTICTLGGAFGAIALTIPLFAQDTEVGLGLSAVTAAVLFLTPIQLIGVISAPLTGRLGPKFGWRTIVVTGAVANFVIFVFATLFLHNEWILVATLAALGVTYGGFMLTGLNGLAVTTAPKDKPGSLSGLNGACFGIGASLGIALASAMITAGSDAHGVTGAGYRNAMFVALALLAVGVVTALLIQRPDPAERAGSGKGEDEPRLVLSHH from the coding sequence ATGTCATCCACGCCCGGCCGGACGCGTTCCGGGGCCGACTCCGACCTGGCGGGCCGCGGCGGCATGCTGACGGCCATGGTGCTGGCCGTACTCGGCTACCAGATCAACGCCACGATGCTGAGCCCCGCGCTGCCCGACGTCATCGAGCGCCTCGGCACCACGACGGCCGCCGCGGGTCTCTCCCAGACGCTGTTCTTCCTGATGGCGGCGATCGGCCAGGTCACCCTGGCCCGCCTCAGCGACCGACGCGGCCGCAAGCCGATGATGATCCTCTGCGCGATCGTGCTGATCGTCGGAGACCTGCTGTGCGTCCTCGCCCCGAACATCGAGGTCTTCATCGCGGGCCGGATCCTCCAGGGCGTCTCCGCCGCCATGTTCACGCTGGCCTTCCTCTCCCTGAACCAGCTGCTCAGCCCCGCCGGCTTCGGCAAGGCCGCGGGCATCATCACCGCCGTCAACGGCGGCCTCGCGGGCGTCGACGCCATCGCCGGCGGCCAGATCGCGGACACGATCGGCTTCCGGGGCATCTTCGTCTGCTCGGCGCTGATCGCCGTCGCCGGCCTGATCGGCGTCCGCAGGTACGTCCCCGACGTACCGCCCACCACCACCGAGGGCCGGTTCGACTCGCGCGGCATCGCCGCGCTCTCCCTCGGCCTCACCGGCGTCCTCGTCGGTCTCGCCCAGGGCGCCGCCTGGGGCTGGGCCTCGCCGCTGACCCTCGGCTTCCTGCTCGGCGGCGTCGCCGCCCTCGCCTTCTTCGTCGTCTCGCAGAAGTCCGCCACCGACCCGGTCATCGACATCGAGGTCCTCGCCTCGCGCCGCGCCTGGCCGCTGCTGATCACCACGATCTGCACCCTCGGCGGAGCCTTCGGCGCGATCGCCCTGACCATCCCGCTGTTCGCCCAGGACACCGAGGTCGGCCTCGGGCTCTCGGCCGTCACCGCCGCCGTGCTCTTCCTGACCCCCATCCAGCTCATCGGCGTGATCTCCGCCCCGCTGACCGGACGTCTCGGCCCGAAGTTCGGCTGGCGCACGATCGTCGTCACCGGCGCCGTCGCCAACTTCGTGATCTTCGTCTTCGCCACGCTCTTCCTGCACAACGAGTGGATCCTGGTCGCCACGCTGGCCGCGCTCGGCGTGACGTACGGCGGCTTCATGCTCACCGGCCTCAACGGACTGGCCGTCACCACCGCGCCCAAGGACAAGCCCGGCTCCCTCTCCGGGCTCAACGGTGCCTGCTTCGGCATCGGGGCCTCGCTCGGCATCGCCCTCGCCTCCGCGATGATCACGGCGGGCAGCGACGCGCACGGCGTCACCGGGGCCGGCTACCGGAACGCCATGTTCGTCGCGCTCGCGCTGCTGGCGGTCGGCGTGGTCACCGCGCTGCTGATCCAGCGCCCGGACCCGGCGGAGCGAGCCGGGTCCGGAAAGGGCGAGGACGAGCCGCGGCTGGTGCTCAGCCACCACTGA